TGACGGTCAGGCCCACGCCGTTGACCGCCAACAAGCCGCCGAAGCGCATGCTCAGGCCGCTGACTTGCAGAATTTCGCGGCTCATCGACGCAGCTCCATGTGTGGACGTTGCATAGGCAGCAGGCCTTGCGGACGCCAGATCATCATCAACACCATCAGCGCACCGAACATCAGCATCCGGTATTCGCTGAACTCACGCATCAGCTCAGGCAGCAGGATCATCACGATGGCCGCGAGAATCACGCCCAACTGAGAGCCCATGCCGCCAAGCACGACGATGGCGAGGATGATCGCCGACTCGATGAAGGTGAACGACTCCGGCGTCACCAGGCCCTGGCGCGCGGCGAAGAAGCTGCCGGCGAAACCTGCGAAGCAGGCGCCCAGGGTGAAGGCCGAGAGCTTGATCACGGTAGGGTTCAGGCCCAGCGCGCGGCAGGCGATCTCGTCTTCGCGCAGCGCTTCCCAGGCACGCCCGATCGGCATGCGCAGCAGGCGGTTGATCACGAACAGCGCGAGCAATGCCAGCAGCAGGGCGACCAGGTAGAGGAAGATGACCTTGTTGATCGAGTTGTATTCCAGCCCAAAGAACTCATGGAAGGTCTGCATGCCCTCTGTCGCACGGCGTTCGAAGGTGAGCCCGAAGAACTCGGGTTTGGGGATGTTGCTGATGCCGTTGGGGCCGCCGGTCCAGTCGGTGAGGTTACGCAGGAACAGGCGAATGATTTCGCCGAAGCCGAGCGTGACGATCGCCAGGTAGTCGCCGCGCAGGCGCAGTACCGGGAAGCCGAGCAGGAAACCGAAGGTTGCGGCCATGAGGCCCGCGATCGGCAGGCAGACCCAGAAGCTCCAGCCCAGGTAGTGCGAGAGCATGGCGTAGCTGTAGGCACCGACGGCGTAGAAACCGACGTAACCCAGGTCGAGCAGGCCGGCCAGGCCGACCACGATGTTCAGGCCCAGGCCCAGCAACACGTAGATCAGGATCAGGGTGGCGATGTCGACCGCGCCGCGCGAGCCGAAGAACGGCCAGATCAGGGCGGCCACGATCAGGCCCAGGATGATCCAGCGCTGGGTCTTGGGCAGGGTCAGGAAGTTGCTTACCGAAGGCGGGATCAGTTTGCGATCGGAACGCCCGCCCATCACTGAGCTCCACTGCTTGTCGAACAGCACACGCAGGAACATCAGTATCGAACACACGGCAATGATGCTGATGGTGAAGCTGCCCTGGCTGTGCACGATCAGGCTGATGCCATCGATGCTCAGCTTCAGGCCCAGCACCGGGAAGGCGACGGCCCAGACCAGCAAGGCGCTGAAGAACGCCTGTTTGAGATTTCTGTTCATACTTTTTCAACCTCCGGACGGCCCAGGATGCCGGTCGGCCGGAACAGCAAGACGAGAACCAACAAGCCAAACGCCACCACATCCTTGTACTGGTCGCCGAAGATGTCGGCGCCGAAGGCTTCGGCCACACCCAGCACCAGCCCGCCGAGCATGGCGCCCGGGATGCTGCCGATGCCGCCCAGAACCGCTGCGGTGAAGGCTTTAAGGCCTACCAGGAAGCCGGCGTTGGGGTTGATTACCCCGTACTGCATGCTCAGCAGCACGGCCGCCACGGCTGCCAGGGCGGCGCCGATGACGAAGGTCAGGGCAATGATGTTGTTGGTGTTGATGCCCAGCAGGTTGGCCATCTTGATGTCCTCGGCGCAGGCGCGGCAGGCGCGGCCCAGACGGGAACGGGAGATGAACAGGGTCAGGCAGGTCATGGCCACCAGCGTGACGACGAATACCAGGACCTGCATGTAGGACACCAGCACTTCCTCCGCACCGCCCGGGCCGAACGAGAAGGCGCCCGGAATCAGGTTGGGGATGGATTTGTCCTTGGAATCCTGCGACAGGAGCACAGTGTTCTGCAGGAAGATCGACATGCCGATGGCGGAAATCAGCGGGATCAGGCGGTTGCTGTTACGCAGCGGCCGGTAGGCGACCCGTTCGATGCTGTAGCCATAGGCACTGGTCACGCAGATGGTGGCGACGAAGGCCACGGTCATGAGGATCGGCAGCGAGTGGATACCCATCATGGCCAGGCCCGCGAGGGCGATGAAGGCCACATAGGATCCGATCATGTACACCTCGCCATGGGCGAAGTTGATCATCCCGATGATGCCGTACACCATCGTGTAACCGATGGCGATCAAGGCATAGGTGCTGCCGATGGTCAATCCATTAACCAGTTGTTGGAAGAAATGGTAGATCTCAGGCATTACAGCGCTCCTAAAAACCTGATTTGCATTTCGCTGGCGGGCGATGGGCCCGGCCCGTTTCGTGGTCTTCGCCAAGTCAGTGGGCACAGCCAGGAAACCGCGGGTGACGGTTTTAAGATTTTCAGGTGAACCGGCTCCCGGATCGCGGGAATCAGGTCCATGAACCTCGTAAAACAAAGCCCACTGCTCGCACAGTGGGCTTCTCGGTCAGCTATTAGTCACGCAGTTACTGAGGGGAGACTTCGGTCTTCGGCTTGCCGAAGTGCCATTCGTAGACCACGAACTTGAAGTCTTTCAGGTCGCCTTTCTCGTCGTAGGACAGCTCGCCGGTCGGGGTCTTGAACTTGCCGGCGTGGATGGCGGCTGCCACCTTGTCGGTGTCTTCGGACTTGGCGGCTT
The Pseudomonas putida genome window above contains:
- the livH gene encoding high-affinity branched-chain amino acid ABC transporter permease LivH gives rise to the protein MPEIYHFFQQLVNGLTIGSTYALIAIGYTMVYGIIGMINFAHGEVYMIGSYVAFIALAGLAMMGIHSLPILMTVAFVATICVTSAYGYSIERVAYRPLRNSNRLIPLISAIGMSIFLQNTVLLSQDSKDKSIPNLIPGAFSFGPGGAEEVLVSYMQVLVFVVTLVAMTCLTLFISRSRLGRACRACAEDIKMANLLGINTNNIIALTFVIGAALAAVAAVLLSMQYGVINPNAGFLVGLKAFTAAVLGGIGSIPGAMLGGLVLGVAEAFGADIFGDQYKDVVAFGLLVLVLLFRPTGILGRPEVEKV
- a CDS encoding high-affinity branched-chain amino acid ABC transporter permease LivM, giving the protein MNRNLKQAFFSALLVWAVAFPVLGLKLSIDGISLIVHSQGSFTISIIAVCSILMFLRVLFDKQWSSVMGGRSDRKLIPPSVSNFLTLPKTQRWIILGLIVAALIWPFFGSRGAVDIATLILIYVLLGLGLNIVVGLAGLLDLGYVGFYAVGAYSYAMLSHYLGWSFWVCLPIAGLMAATFGFLLGFPVLRLRGDYLAIVTLGFGEIIRLFLRNLTDWTGGPNGISNIPKPEFFGLTFERRATEGMQTFHEFFGLEYNSINKVIFLYLVALLLALLALFVINRLLRMPIGRAWEALREDEIACRALGLNPTVIKLSAFTLGACFAGFAGSFFAARQGLVTPESFTFIESAIILAIVVLGGMGSQLGVILAAIVMILLPELMREFSEYRMLMFGALMVLMMIWRPQGLLPMQRPHMELRR